DNA from Polypterus senegalus isolate Bchr_013 unplaced genomic scaffold, ASM1683550v1 scaffold_9154, whole genome shotgun sequence:
agcaatatggtttcactCCTGTGTGGATTATTTGGTGACTATGAAATCTACTCCTTTCTATAAACCGCTTGCCACACAcagaacagcaatacggcttttctcctgtgtggattattTTGTGTCTTGTAAGGGTGCTGTTTTGCGAAAACTGCCTGCCACATTCCagacagcaatatggcttctctccagtgtgaattctttggtggatCAGAGTATGACTCATGCAactgaattgtttgccacacactgtacagaaatacggcttctctccagtgtgaattcttttgtgggcCTGAAGAAGGCTTGTTCTtgaaaactttttcccacatatcGAACAGCAAtacggtttctctccagtgtggacCCTTTCATGGATCTGAAGGCGGCATCTTCTTGTAAAATCCTTGCCACATACCGaacagcaaaatggcttctctccagtgtgaattctttcgTGGATCTGAAGGCAGTTTCTTTTTGAAAActctttgccacattccaaacagctatacagtttctctccagtgtgaattcttttgtggttcCGAAAATGACTATTGCTACGGAATTTTTTACCACACTctgtacagcaatatggcttctctccagtgtggattcttttGTGTATCTGAAGAACGCTTCTTCTTGAAAActctttgccacattccaaacagcaatatggcttctctccggtgtgaattctgACGTGCATCTGTAGATCATACCTGCGACTGAATtgcttcccacattcagaacaacagtgAGGTTTGTCTCCTGTATGAAAATTAAAAGGAAGAACGAAAGCTTATTATCCATCTTACTGATTAAAGAAATGTTGGTTAATATTATGAAATCATTACATATAAGTTGCATGTGGAAAGACACccacattaattaattatttttccctTCTGTATTACAACTCACCACATGAGCACAATGACTGGAGCCAAGAGGTTGAAGTAAGTAAACTAAATGGGTCACATCTGAGGAAACCAACAAGAGTGACATCCACATTTGGCTATTACATTACAGAACTGCCTCACCATTTTGTCACCATAGTCTTATATTATTCAAAATTATATGTTGTTCTAATTTTATGGAATTAATTGAGGTAAAAAGTGATAATCTTCAGTTAACTCATTATTGAAGAGAGTTTCTTTGGCAAGATAGGACGCTATGCAGAACAGTGGAGGGACTGCTGGCACATGAAGTGTTGTAAACAGGGAGAGATGGCAGTAACATGCTTGTTAAAATTTACATTGAacctttcattatttgcacttcttTCACTTTCACTCACTGTATGTATAGTTCATGGATGTAACAGAGTACCTTCTGTAttgaatttgatttatttttgtagacTT
Protein-coding regions in this window:
- the LOC120519556 gene encoding gastrula zinc finger protein XlCGF7.1-like codes for the protein MSHTLIHQRIHTGEKPYCCLECGRQFSQNSTLTRHKIIHTGEKPYCCSVCGKRFIERSRFHSHQIIHTGVKPYCCSECGKRFFERSRLISHQKIHTREKSYCCKECGKQFCDRSRLQTHKKLHRGEEPYISLECGK